The Amycolatopsis viridis genome window below encodes:
- a CDS encoding lipoate--protein ligase family protein, translated as MRLHAGRAGASEAAELAVTSALLRQAAAGEVPETLRIYRPAGPAVVFGRRDTHRPGFRAAVESAAAAGFETSVRGVGGRAVAYTGNALVVDHVCRQVPAAAGLNDRFARFGDRYATALRELGVDARVGPVPGEYCAGEHSVNARSVVKLVGTAQRVVRNGWLFSALIVIDDAEPLRRVLTDVYAALDLPFDPRTVGSVADEVPGCGVAEVERRIRVAHGVDSRPATPFESSTLAAAEDLVPRHLV; from the coding sequence ATGCGGTTGCACGCCGGCAGGGCCGGTGCTTCGGAGGCCGCGGAGCTCGCGGTCACGTCCGCCCTGCTGCGGCAGGCCGCTGCCGGTGAGGTCCCGGAGACGCTCCGCATCTACCGCCCCGCCGGCCCGGCGGTCGTGTTCGGCCGGCGCGACACGCACCGCCCCGGGTTCCGGGCCGCGGTCGAGTCGGCCGCCGCGGCGGGGTTCGAGACGAGCGTGCGCGGTGTCGGTGGCCGGGCCGTGGCCTACACCGGCAACGCCCTCGTGGTCGACCACGTGTGCCGGCAGGTGCCTGCCGCGGCGGGTCTGAACGACCGGTTCGCGCGCTTCGGTGACCGCTACGCCACCGCCCTGCGCGAGCTGGGTGTCGATGCCCGGGTCGGTCCCGTCCCCGGTGAGTACTGCGCGGGGGAGCACAGCGTCAACGCCCGTTCGGTCGTGAAGCTCGTCGGCACGGCGCAGCGCGTCGTGCGCAACGGGTGGCTGTTCAGCGCGCTGATCGTCATCGACGACGCCGAGCCCCTCCGGCGTGTGCTGACCGACGTCTACGCCGCTCTCGACCTGCCGTTCGATCCGCGTACCGTCGGCTCGGTCGCGGACGAGGTTCCCGGCTGCGGAGTGGCCGAGGTCGAGCGCCGGATCCGGGTCGCGCACGGCGTGGACTCCCGGCCGGCCACCCCGTTCGAGAGCAGCACCCTCGCAGCCGCGGAAGACCTGGTGCCGCGCCACCTCGTGTGA
- the lpdA gene encoding dihydrolipoyl dehydrogenase, with product MTHDFDVVVLGGGSGGYATALRAAQLGRSVALIERDRLGGTCLHRGCVPTKALLHAAELADAARAGSAHGVRTSFEGIDMAGVNAFQDGVVARLYQGLQGLVKAGGITLVPGAGTLAGPTTVDVGGERYTGTDLVLATGSTARTLPGLEIGGRVITSDDALRLTEVPASVVIIGGSVIGVEFASVWRSFGAEVTIIEALPSLVPLEDPAIGRQLQRAFRKRGIGFRTGTRFSSVQQTGDGVLVSLENGDTIPADLVLVAVGRGPVSAGLGYEENGIELDRGWVATDERLRTSVPHVYAVGDLVAGLQLAHRGFAHGIFVAEEIAGLNPPPVEDHTIPRVTYCEPEIASVGLTESQAREQFGEVETLEYGLAGNGKSQMLGTSGFVKLVREPDGPIVGVHMIGARMSEQVGEAALVVNWEALPGDVARFVHAHPTQNEALGEAALALSGKPLHAHG from the coding sequence ATGACCCACGACTTCGACGTCGTCGTCCTCGGCGGTGGCAGCGGTGGCTACGCGACCGCGCTGCGCGCCGCCCAGCTCGGCCGGTCGGTCGCGCTCATCGAGCGGGACCGGCTCGGCGGCACCTGCCTGCACCGCGGCTGCGTGCCGACCAAGGCGCTGCTGCACGCGGCCGAGCTCGCCGACGCCGCGCGCGCCGGTTCCGCGCACGGCGTCCGGACGTCCTTCGAGGGCATCGACATGGCCGGTGTCAACGCGTTCCAGGACGGGGTCGTCGCCCGCCTGTACCAGGGCCTGCAGGGGCTGGTGAAGGCGGGCGGGATCACCCTGGTCCCGGGTGCGGGGACGCTGGCCGGGCCGACCACCGTGGACGTGGGCGGGGAACGCTACACCGGCACCGACCTCGTCCTCGCGACCGGCTCCACCGCGCGCACCCTGCCCGGTCTGGAGATCGGTGGCCGCGTCATCACCAGCGACGACGCGCTCCGGCTCACCGAGGTCCCGGCCAGCGTCGTCATCATCGGCGGCAGCGTCATCGGCGTCGAGTTCGCGTCCGTGTGGCGGTCCTTCGGCGCCGAGGTCACGATCATCGAGGCACTTCCGTCGCTGGTCCCGCTGGAGGACCCGGCCATCGGCAGGCAGCTCCAGCGCGCGTTCCGCAAGCGTGGCATCGGTTTCCGCACCGGCACCCGCTTCAGCAGCGTCCAGCAGACCGGCGACGGCGTGCTGGTGAGCCTGGAAAACGGCGACACGATCCCCGCCGATCTCGTCCTCGTCGCGGTGGGCCGCGGGCCGGTGTCGGCCGGGCTGGGGTACGAGGAGAACGGCATCGAACTGGACCGCGGCTGGGTGGCGACCGACGAGCGGCTGCGCACCTCGGTGCCGCACGTGTACGCGGTCGGCGATCTGGTCGCCGGCCTCCAGCTGGCGCACCGCGGCTTCGCGCACGGCATCTTCGTGGCCGAGGAGATCGCCGGACTGAACCCGCCGCCGGTCGAGGACCACACCATCCCGCGCGTCACCTACTGCGAGCCCGAAATCGCCTCCGTCGGTCTCACCGAGTCCCAGGCGCGCGAGCAGTTCGGCGAGGTCGAAACCCTCGAGTACGGCTTGGCCGGCAACGGCAAGAGCCAGATGCTCGGCACCAGCGGGTTCGTGAAGCTGGTGCGCGAGCCGGACGGCCCGATCGTCGGCGTGCACATGATCGGCGCGCGGATGAGCGAGCAGGTCGGCGAGGCGGCGCTGGTGGTCAACTGGGAAGCCCTCCCCGGCGACGTCGCCCGCTTCGTGCACGCGCACCCCACCCAGAACGAAGCGCTCGGCGAAGCCGCCCTCGCGCTGTCCGGGAAACCCCTGCACGCCCATGGTTGA
- a CDS encoding sugar ABC transporter ATP-binding protein, with the protein MTTSPQPVLEMRGITKAFGSALALGGVSFDVLPGEVHALCGENGAGKSTLMKVLSGVYPHGTYDGEIWFEGELLQLKDLRDSERHGIVIIHQELALSPHMSIAENIFLGNERRGRFGLIDWNRTKREAAALLDRVGLREDVSAPVSGLGVGKQQLVEIAKALSKEVRLLILDEPTAALNDEDSQHLLNLVVELKKHGIASVIISHKLNEIEQIADRVTVIRDGRVVETLDATDVTEDRIIVGMVGRDMEHRYPERPAKQLGPSVLRVEDWTVYDSVDPTRKVIDSASFEVRAGEILGVCGLVGSGRTELAMSLFGHAFGSNITGRTWVNGREVTMKTVRQAIDHGLAYATEDRKALGLNMIDDIRRNITLASLNKVTTRGLLDERKEIGVAKGFRDSMNIKAPSVFAEAGHLSGGNQQKVVLSKWIFADPDVLILDEPTRGIDVGAKYEIYNIIHELARNGKAILVVSSELPELLGIADRIMAVCEGRITGDLPVESANPESLMRLMTLEKAR; encoded by the coding sequence ATGACGACCTCACCACAGCCCGTGCTCGAGATGCGGGGCATCACCAAAGCGTTCGGCAGCGCCCTCGCGCTCGGCGGCGTGTCCTTCGACGTGCTGCCCGGCGAAGTGCACGCGCTCTGCGGCGAGAACGGCGCCGGCAAGTCCACCCTGATGAAGGTCCTGAGCGGGGTTTACCCGCACGGGACCTACGACGGCGAGATCTGGTTCGAGGGCGAGCTCCTCCAGCTCAAGGACCTGCGCGACAGCGAGCGCCACGGCATCGTCATCATCCACCAGGAGCTGGCGCTGAGCCCGCACATGTCGATCGCCGAGAACATCTTCCTCGGCAACGAGCGGCGCGGGCGGTTCGGCCTGATCGACTGGAACAGGACCAAACGCGAAGCCGCGGCCCTCCTCGACCGGGTGGGTCTGCGCGAGGACGTCAGCGCCCCCGTCTCCGGACTCGGCGTCGGCAAGCAGCAGCTGGTCGAGATCGCCAAGGCGCTGTCGAAGGAGGTCAGGCTCCTCATCCTCGACGAGCCGACCGCAGCCCTGAACGACGAGGACTCCCAGCACCTGCTGAACCTGGTCGTCGAGCTGAAGAAGCACGGCATCGCGTCGGTCATCATCAGCCACAAGCTGAACGAGATCGAACAGATCGCCGATCGGGTGACCGTCATCCGGGACGGCCGGGTCGTCGAGACCCTCGACGCCACGGACGTCACCGAGGACCGCATCATCGTCGGGATGGTGGGGCGCGACATGGAGCACCGTTATCCGGAGCGCCCCGCCAAGCAACTCGGGCCGTCCGTGCTGCGCGTCGAGGACTGGACGGTGTACGACAGCGTGGACCCCACCCGGAAGGTCATCGACTCGGCCAGCTTCGAGGTCCGGGCCGGCGAGATCCTCGGCGTCTGCGGCCTGGTCGGGTCCGGGCGCACCGAGCTCGCCATGAGCCTGTTCGGTCACGCGTTCGGCAGCAACATCACCGGCAGAACCTGGGTCAACGGCCGCGAGGTCACGATGAAGACCGTTCGCCAGGCCATCGACCACGGCCTGGCCTACGCGACCGAGGACCGCAAGGCGCTCGGCCTCAACATGATCGACGACATCCGCCGCAACATCACCCTCGCGTCCTTGAACAAGGTTACCACACGCGGACTCCTCGACGAGCGCAAGGAAATCGGGGTGGCCAAGGGCTTCCGGGACTCCATGAACATCAAGGCCCCCTCGGTGTTCGCGGAAGCCGGCCACCTCAGCGGCGGCAACCAGCAGAAGGTCGTCCTCAGCAAGTGGATCTTCGCCGATCCCGACGTCCTCATCCTCGACGAGCCGACCCGCGGGATCGACGTCGGCGCCAAGTACGAGATCTACAACATCATCCACGAGCTGGCCCGCAACGGTAAGGCGATCCTCGTCGTCTCCTCCGAACTCCCGGAGCTTCTCGGAATCGCAGACCGAATCATGGCCGTATGTGAAGGCCGCATCACCGGCGACCTCCCTGTCGAAAGCGCAAACCCGGAAAGCCTGATGCGGCTCATGACCCTGGAGAAAGCACGATGA
- a CDS encoding dihydrolipoamide acetyltransferase family protein, giving the protein MAELLPVPEVAAGATEVVVAEWLVKVGDEFAAGDLIAVIETEKAVVEMEAEKGATLLRALVAPGSTVDVGAPMALLGSADELTEDLDAVLAELGVTGAGTAEPVAAVPATASATEAASQGPSAGTTDAAPGSRTFISPIARKLLREAGLSPDGVTGTGPHGRIRRRDVEHLVAAAASQAPAAPATPAAPTAPSVPSVPSVPSTPTAPSAPAAAAVTGWTDVEHTRLRRAIARRLTQSKQEIPHFYVKRTAVLDELLALRARLNDAAPTKISVNDFLIRAVAVAHTRVPDANVIWTDDALRHFDGVDISVAIASARGLVTPVLRGVEKSSLSAISAQVKTYVEQADAGRLQQQDLEGGSISISNLGMYGVEEFSAIINPPQSAILAVGAGRPTPVVVGDEVTVRTAVQLVLSVDHRAIDGALAAQWMDALVTAIENPLSLVV; this is encoded by the coding sequence ATGGCTGAGCTGTTGCCGGTGCCGGAGGTGGCTGCCGGCGCGACCGAGGTGGTCGTCGCCGAGTGGCTCGTCAAAGTGGGGGACGAGTTCGCGGCGGGCGACCTCATCGCCGTCATCGAGACCGAGAAGGCCGTGGTCGAGATGGAGGCGGAGAAGGGCGCGACCCTGCTGCGCGCGCTCGTGGCGCCCGGCTCGACCGTCGACGTCGGAGCGCCCATGGCGCTGCTCGGTAGCGCCGACGAGCTCACCGAGGACCTCGACGCCGTACTCGCCGAGCTGGGTGTGACCGGAGCGGGCACCGCCGAGCCGGTCGCCGCCGTGCCCGCCACCGCGTCCGCCACCGAGGCGGCGTCGCAGGGCCCGTCGGCCGGAACCACCGATGCGGCGCCGGGGTCGCGAACCTTCATCAGCCCGATCGCGCGCAAGCTGCTGCGGGAGGCGGGGCTCAGCCCCGACGGCGTCACCGGGACCGGCCCCCACGGTCGCATCCGGCGGCGCGACGTCGAGCACCTCGTCGCCGCCGCAGCGAGCCAGGCACCAGCCGCACCGGCTACACCCGCCGCACCCACTGCGCCGTCCGTGCCATCTGTGCCATCTGTGCCGTCTACCCCGACTGCACCGAGCGCACCGGCTGCCGCGGCGGTGACCGGCTGGACCGACGTCGAGCACACGCGGCTGCGGCGCGCCATCGCCCGGCGGCTCACGCAGAGCAAGCAGGAGATCCCGCACTTCTACGTCAAGCGCACCGCGGTGCTCGACGAGCTGCTCGCGCTGCGTGCCCGGCTCAACGACGCCGCACCCACTAAGATCTCGGTCAACGACTTCCTCATCCGGGCGGTCGCCGTGGCGCACACCCGGGTGCCGGACGCGAACGTGATCTGGACCGACGACGCCCTGCGCCACTTCGACGGCGTGGACATCTCGGTGGCCATCGCCTCCGCCCGGGGCCTGGTGACCCCGGTGCTGCGCGGGGTCGAGAAATCCTCGCTCTCGGCGATCTCCGCCCAGGTCAAGACCTACGTCGAGCAGGCCGACGCCGGCCGGCTCCAGCAGCAGGACCTCGAGGGCGGCTCGATCAGCATCTCGAATCTCGGCATGTACGGCGTCGAGGAGTTCTCGGCCATCATCAACCCGCCGCAGTCGGCGATCCTCGCCGTCGGTGCCGGCCGCCCTACGCCGGTCGTGGTGGGGGACGAGGTGACGGTCCGCACGGCCGTCCAGCTCGTGCTGTCGGTCGACCACCGCGCCATCGACGGCGCCCTCGCGGCGCAGTGGATGGACGCCCTCGTCACCGCGATCGAGAACCCGCTGAGCCTGGTCGTCTGA
- a CDS encoding substrate-binding domain-containing protein, with the protein MKKILLAVLGLALTAALAACGGGASGSGGSGTIGILMPSTTNARWQIEANQMSATLKERGYDTSVQFANDDAPTQVSQLEDMVTKGVKALIVVAVDGKALGGPLADAKASNIPVVAYTRLLQKTDAADFYTTFDYKKYGALSGTAILQRLGIQDKDGKDTGNKGPFNIEIVNGSPTDSVAYDMWEGYRATIQPYVDNGTLRVLSGQTTFDQSATLNWNPETAQKRMENIVTKTYSGGAKLDAVWVPYDGLTRGVISALTGSGFSPGSDRWPLLTGGDAEVDSVKAILAGQQYSTVYLDYKALAKGTADLVADKLEGKGFPKADTEYDNGTTKVPAKLFDLSLVRKDDVKPVLVDRGFYTADQIGLK; encoded by the coding sequence GTGAAAAAGATCCTTCTGGCCGTCCTCGGCCTGGCGCTCACCGCAGCGCTCGCCGCGTGTGGCGGGGGCGCATCCGGCTCCGGTGGCAGCGGAACCATCGGCATCCTGATGCCCAGCACCACCAACGCCCGCTGGCAGATCGAAGCCAACCAGATGAGCGCCACCCTCAAGGAGCGCGGTTACGACACGTCGGTCCAGTTCGCCAACGACGACGCGCCGACCCAGGTGTCCCAGCTCGAGGACATGGTCACCAAGGGTGTCAAGGCCCTCATCGTGGTGGCGGTCGACGGCAAGGCCCTCGGCGGCCCGCTCGCCGACGCCAAGGCGAGCAACATCCCGGTGGTCGCCTACACCCGGCTCCTGCAGAAGACCGACGCCGCCGACTTCTACACGACGTTCGACTACAAGAAGTACGGCGCGCTGAGCGGCACCGCCATCCTCCAGCGCCTGGGCATCCAGGACAAGGACGGCAAGGACACCGGCAACAAGGGCCCGTTCAACATCGAGATCGTCAACGGCAGCCCGACCGACTCGGTGGCCTACGACATGTGGGAGGGGTACCGGGCGACCATCCAGCCCTACGTCGACAACGGCACCCTGCGCGTCCTCTCCGGGCAGACCACCTTCGACCAGTCCGCCACGCTGAACTGGAACCCGGAAACCGCCCAGAAACGCATGGAGAACATCGTCACCAAGACCTACTCCGGCGGCGCCAAGCTCGACGCCGTCTGGGTGCCCTACGACGGCCTGACCCGGGGTGTCATCTCGGCCCTCACCGGCTCCGGCTTCAGCCCGGGCAGCGACCGCTGGCCGCTGCTCACCGGTGGCGACGCCGAGGTGGACTCGGTCAAGGCGATCCTCGCCGGACAGCAGTACTCGACCGTGTACCTGGACTACAAGGCACTGGCCAAGGGCACCGCCGACCTCGTCGCCGACAAGCTCGAAGGCAAGGGCTTCCCGAAGGCCGACACCGAGTACGACAACGGCACCACGAAGGTCCCGGCCAAGCTCTTCGACCTGAGCCTGGTGCGCAAGGACGACGTGAAGCCGGTCCTGGTCGACCGGGGCTTCTACACCGCCGACCAGATCGGCCTCAAGTAG
- the mmsB gene encoding multiple monosaccharide ABC transporter permease, with protein MSATLSKDEQSTPAPLVGIEERRRVNPLVAALSRNSMFVALAAVIVVFTLTTDGVIVRNQNVSNVIVQNGYILILAIGMVMVIVGGHIDLSVGSLAGFVGSVSAVLMVNHHVHWGLAVVLSLVIGAAAGAFQGFWIAYVGVPSFIVTLAGMLTFRGLTLMVIGPTNIGSFPEGFTKFGSGYLGNPHPGKGVDVLTVILTVLLVAAIVVTRVRGRLGKKSHGEPVGSPIPFVLGLIALSAAVFALGWALASYRGTPMVLVILLVLAAAYTLIAKRTSLGRYIYAVGGNRRAAELSGINAKRIVFFLFVNMGLLAALAGLAFTARLNLASSAGGSGFELEAIAAAFVGGAAVQGGIGTISGAIIGGLTIGVINNGMSIMGLGAQWQQAVLGLVLLVVVAFDFWNKKRRGRQSV; from the coding sequence ATGAGCGCGACCCTGTCCAAAGACGAGCAGAGCACGCCGGCGCCCCTGGTGGGCATCGAGGAGCGCCGGCGCGTGAACCCGCTCGTCGCCGCCCTGTCACGCAACAGCATGTTCGTGGCCCTGGCCGCGGTGATCGTGGTGTTCACCCTCACGACTGACGGTGTCATCGTGCGGAACCAGAACGTCTCCAACGTCATCGTCCAGAACGGCTACATCCTCATCCTCGCCATCGGCATGGTGATGGTGATCGTCGGCGGGCACATCGACCTGTCCGTCGGATCACTGGCCGGGTTCGTCGGCTCGGTGTCCGCAGTACTGATGGTGAACCACCACGTGCACTGGGGACTGGCGGTCGTCCTGTCCCTGGTCATCGGCGCGGCCGCCGGAGCGTTCCAGGGGTTCTGGATCGCCTACGTGGGCGTCCCGTCCTTCATCGTCACCCTGGCCGGGATGCTCACCTTCCGCGGCCTGACGCTCATGGTCATCGGCCCGACGAACATCGGGTCGTTCCCGGAGGGCTTCACGAAGTTCGGCTCCGGCTACCTGGGCAACCCGCACCCGGGCAAGGGCGTCGACGTCCTGACCGTCATCCTCACCGTGCTCCTCGTGGCCGCCATCGTCGTGACCCGCGTCCGCGGGCGCCTCGGGAAGAAGTCGCACGGCGAGCCCGTCGGTTCCCCGATCCCGTTCGTCCTCGGCCTGATCGCGCTCAGCGCGGCCGTCTTCGCGCTCGGCTGGGCGCTGGCGAGCTACCGCGGCACCCCGATGGTCCTGGTCATCCTCCTCGTGCTGGCCGCGGCGTACACCCTCATCGCCAAGCGGACCTCGCTGGGCCGGTACATCTACGCCGTCGGCGGCAACCGCCGCGCGGCCGAGCTGAGCGGGATCAACGCGAAGCGGATCGTCTTCTTCCTCTTCGTGAACATGGGCCTGCTGGCCGCGCTGGCCGGCCTCGCGTTCACCGCCCGGCTGAACCTGGCGTCCTCCGCGGGCGGCTCCGGGTTCGAACTCGAGGCCATCGCCGCGGCCTTCGTCGGCGGCGCCGCCGTCCAGGGTGGCATCGGCACCATCAGCGGAGCCATCATCGGCGGCCTCACCATCGGTGTGATCAACAACGGCATGTCGATCATGGGCCTCGGTGCCCAGTGGCAGCAGGCCGTCCTCGGGCTGGTTCTGCTCGTCGTCGTCGCCTTCGACTTCTGGAACAAGAAGCGACGCGGTCGCCAGAGCGTCTGA